Proteins encoded in a region of the Paenibacillus sp. W2I17 genome:
- a CDS encoding NAD(P)/FAD-dependent oxidoreductase, which produces MKRAAIVGAGIGGLTSALLLNRQGWDVTVYERGSRVGGRIGYEQEGEYRIDQGPTIVLLPEMLLGILEEAGVDRSKIELLRCDPLYRVHYHSGRVMTKMTSREEQTAEIERLFPGESRGFTRFMKDMDTLFPAGRAAFLERAFPRKRDFFTPSLMSLMGRLRAHKSVRKAVGDYFHHEELLDAYSLQSLYIGGSPFGTPGIYSLLPYAEHEYGIWMVKGGYAALPAILEQELISRGGRVVLNSEVTGLTIENGVCKGIETAAGAENVDAVIYNGDFPHLSGLLGQSPEVARKRKPYRPSSGCVLLYVGVDKTWEDATTHQFFLPPSLEGSLQEVFNQRRIPAKSSFYVFNPVALDETAAPQGQSVLYFLIPVPDAEGVDWDQESEVLAERILEEAEQRGFPGLRAAIKWKKVRTPADAERDGLYGGGSFGIAPVLFQSGVYRPQPKPFPNIKGLYAAGASVHPGGGVPIVMQSARMAVNQLMKEMGT; this is translated from the coding sequence ATGAAGCGGGCCGCTATTGTAGGGGCAGGGATTGGTGGACTTACTTCTGCGCTGTTATTGAACCGTCAGGGCTGGGATGTCACCGTCTATGAACGGGGGTCTCGCGTTGGCGGACGCATTGGATATGAGCAGGAAGGGGAATACCGGATCGATCAGGGGCCAACGATCGTGCTGCTGCCGGAGATGTTACTTGGCATACTGGAGGAAGCAGGCGTAGATCGTTCGAAGATTGAGTTACTTCGCTGTGATCCGTTATACAGAGTGCATTACCACAGTGGTCGTGTCATGACCAAGATGACCTCACGTGAAGAGCAGACGGCTGAGATTGAACGTTTATTCCCGGGTGAGAGCCGGGGATTCACACGATTCATGAAAGATATGGACACGTTGTTTCCGGCAGGCCGGGCAGCGTTTCTGGAAAGGGCTTTTCCGCGCAAAAGGGATTTCTTCACCCCTTCGCTCATGTCCCTCATGGGCAGATTGCGTGCACACAAAAGTGTCCGGAAAGCGGTAGGCGATTATTTTCACCATGAGGAATTGCTTGATGCGTACTCTCTGCAAAGTCTATACATCGGTGGATCACCGTTTGGGACGCCAGGCATCTACTCCCTTTTGCCTTACGCAGAGCATGAATACGGCATTTGGATGGTCAAAGGTGGATATGCAGCATTGCCGGCCATTCTGGAACAGGAACTGATATCGCGTGGTGGGCGTGTTGTGCTGAATTCCGAAGTGACCGGACTCACGATTGAAAATGGTGTGTGTAAAGGTATAGAAACGGCAGCAGGCGCAGAAAATGTGGATGCAGTTATCTACAATGGTGATTTCCCCCATCTATCAGGTTTGCTGGGACAATCACCAGAGGTAGCGCGTAAAAGAAAACCGTATCGTCCCTCTTCCGGATGTGTATTGCTCTATGTGGGCGTGGACAAAACCTGGGAAGATGCAACGACGCACCAGTTCTTCCTGCCACCGAGTCTTGAAGGTAGCTTACAGGAAGTATTCAATCAGCGACGCATTCCGGCAAAGTCCTCATTCTACGTATTTAATCCGGTCGCATTGGATGAAACTGCAGCACCTCAAGGACAGAGTGTATTATATTTCCTCATTCCGGTGCCTGATGCCGAAGGTGTCGACTGGGATCAAGAGAGCGAAGTATTGGCAGAACGTATACTGGAAGAAGCGGAGCAACGTGGATTTCCGGGACTTCGTGCAGCGATCAAGTGGAAAAAGGTACGTACACCCGCTGACGCAGAGCGAGACGGTCTCTATGGGGGCGGAAGCTTTGGTATAGCACCTGTATTGTTCCAGTCCGGTGTATACCGGCCGCAACCCAAACCATTCCCTAATATAAAGGGATTGTATGCCGCAGGAGCATCTGTACATCCAGGTGGCGGAGTGCCGATTGTA